One stretch of Lucilia cuprina isolate Lc7/37 chromosome 6, ASM2204524v1, whole genome shotgun sequence DNA includes these proteins:
- the LOC111687200 gene encoding phormicin-like encodes MKFLAVIAVALCLAVCFVSQSSALPAGSPEDGQFIDGLDAIAAIEPELHGRYKRATCDLLSATGYSGTACAAHCLLLGHRGGYCNNKSVCVCRN; translated from the coding sequence ATGAAATTCCTCGCTGTTATCGCTGTTGCCCTTTGCTTGGCTGTTTGCTTTGTATCGCAATCTTCGGCATTGCCAGCAGGATCTCCTGAAGATGGTCAATTCATTGATGGTTTGGATGCTATTGCAGCAATTGAACCCGAGTTACATGGTCGTTACAAGAGAGCTACATGTGATTTGTTGAGCGCCACTGGATATAGTGGTACAGCTTGTGCAGCTCACTGTTTGTTGCTTGGACATCGTGGCGGTTATTGCAACAATAAATCTGTGTGCGTTTGTCGCAATTAA